Within Paenibacillus sp. RUD330, the genomic segment AGGGATCGGCCAAAATGACCTCCGAGCTGCTCATGCTCGTCGGCTTCGTCGGCTTCTTCGCTTTCCTGATTCCGATCATGGGCGACGGCCTGGCCGACATCGAGAAGCATCTGTTCCTGTTCAATGCCGCCTACGACATCATGCTGCTGGCTTCCGTGACCTGGCTGGCGTACCGCATCGCGGTGCTGCTCGGGTTCGGAAGAGACGGCAGGAGAATCAGCTACAGCTCGTACCGGCAACCGTAACGCAAGCCTTCCGCAGAGACGATCTGGCGGAAGGCTTTTTTTGCTTTGGGGGATAGAGGTGCGGGGCGGCGTTGCCGAAAAGGGCGGCGGGCGTTATAGTGAAGTGGCATTGGTTAGAGTGCTGTCGAAGTCGAATGCTTGGATGATCGGGAGGGAAACCATGTATACGATCCATGAAGTGGCCGAAATCTGCGACCTGTCCGCGCACACGCTCCGTTTCTACGACAAAGAGGGGCTGCTCCCGTTCGTGGCACGGAACAAGTCCGGGAACCGGATATTCACGGAACAGAATCTCGAAATGGTGAAGCTGATCTGCTGCTTGAAGAACACCGGCATGCCGATCAAGGCGATCAAATCGTACATGGACATGTTCATGGAAGGCCCGGGTACGATGGAGCCGAGAAAAGAAATGATGATCGCCCACGGCAAGGAAGTGCAGAGGCAGATCGCGGAGCTGAAAAAGAACCTGAACATCATCAAGCTCAAAATCGCCTTCTACGATTCCAACAAGGGCGGGTCTCCGGCCGGCCATTGAGAAGCTAATAGAGCTGCCGCGTCCATGCAGCGGGTGTGGGGATAGGAAAAGGAAAGGGAAAGGAAAAGGAAAGGGAAAGGCAAAGAAAACCAAAAAACCGCCGTCGCGGTTTTTTTGGTTTGAAGGCGATATGGCTGCAAAAACGGATCAGAGCATCATGCCGCCGGAGGCTTCAATCCGCTGCCCGTTCACCCAGCCCAACGCCGGGGAGCATAGTGCCGCGACGACTCCGCCGATATCGTCGGCTTCGCCCGGGCGGCCTAGCGCTGTCACGGAGCCGATGAGGCTCTGCGCCGCCTTGTCCTCCCGCAGGGAGCCGCCTCCGAAGTCCGTCATGATCGCGCCGGGAGCGAGCGTGTTGACCCGGATGCCCCTTTTGCCGAATTCCTTGGCCATGTAGCGGGTCAGCACTTCGACGGCGCCTTTCATCGCCGCATAGGCGGCGCTGCCTTCGAAGGTGAAGCGGGCCAGTCCCGAGGAGACGTTGATGATGCCCCCGTTGTCCGCGAGAAGGGGGAGCAGCGCCTGGGTCAGGAAGAAGACTCCCTTGAAGTGGACGTTGACGAGGCTGTCGAACTGTTCCTCCGTCGTGTCGGCAATGGATGCCTTCAAGCCGAAGCCGGCGTTGTTGACCAGGAAGTCGATGTGCGTCCGCCCCCACTTGGAAGCGAGAATGTCCTTCAGCTGCTCCGCGAAAGCCGGGAACGAGGACACGTCGCCGGCATCGAGCCTCAGCGCGGCCGCTTTGCGTCCCAAACTCTCCAGTCCGGCGGCAGCCTGCACCGCAAGCTCTTCCCGGCTGTTATACGTCAGGATGACGTCCACTCCGGCCCGGGCGAGCGCTTCGGCCGCGTTCCTGCCGAGTCCCCGGCTGCCTCCCGTGATGAGGGCGATCTTCGCTGTTTCCGTCATATCCATCTCTCCTCACATCAAGTTGCCGGTCTTGCTCATCCGGCTTGCCTTCATCCTAGTCCTTCGAGTTGTATCGAAGTCAACCCTCCGTATGATAACAATCGGAACACAAAAATCTCGGACATGCATCCGGCTTCGTTGAATGCAAAAAAACAGCGCATGCCGCGCTTGCGGCCAGGCGCTGCCAGAGGCAGGAATAGGAATGATAGGGAGAAAATTCGGTTCTGCGAGCGAACGGCCCGAAGGCGTAAATAAGCCGGAAAAGCCGGCTTATTCCGCTCGGAAGCTTCCAGCCTTACGGCCCCAGCCGCCTGCCGAGCGCGGTGCCGGTCTGAAGCTTGTAGGCCATCAGCGCGATTTCCAGACCGACGCGCTTATGCGGCTCCAGGAACGGCTCGCCGATCAGCTCGGTCAGCTTATCCATCCGGTTGTACAGCGTCTGCCGGTGGATGTACAGCCGTTTGGCGGTTTCATGCTTCGAGCCGAAGCATTTGAGATACATGTCGAGCGTTTCCAGCAGCTGCAGGCGGCTCTCCTTCTCCAGGCGCAGGATCGCGCCGAGATGGTCCTGGACGAACCGCTCCAGCAGCTGCGGATCGGGAATGGCTTTGAGCAGCTGGTAAGCGCCCAGGCTGGAATAGAAGACGACCGGTCCGAGCTCGGTGACGCTCCGCGCCACCTCGAGCGCCTGGGCTGCTTCGCGAAAGCCTAGCGGCGCATCCAGCAGCCGGGTCCGCGGCTTGCCGGCGGCGGCTCGCAGCGCAAGGCCGTCGAGCTGCTCTTCGCCGAAGCGGCGGATGTCCTCCAGCAGCGACTGCGAGGAAGACAGCAGCCGGTCGGAGGCCGCGGCGGGCGAAGCCTCAAGCGCCAGCAGGAACTGCAGGCCGCCGCTGCGCGCCTGCACGCTTCCCTTGAGGCTGTACTTTCGGATCAGCGTACGCAGCAGCACGGCCAAATCCCTCAGCGCGGCTTCGAGGCGGTCTCCGCCATCCTCAGGGGACCTTTCCTCAAGCTCCAGCTGCCCCGGCATGCTGAGGCAGATGCGGTCCTGCGGAATGCGCCCGGCCAGCCCGATCATGGTGCGGGCCTGATCCTCGCTTGCGATCCGCCCTTCCTGCAGCTCCGGGATCAGCTGGTCCTGCAGCCGGTTGTCATGCTCCCTCCGGAATTGGGTGCGGAGCATGAGGGCGGCGATAGCGGAGGCGGCCGCATCGAGGTAGGGAGAGAGCTGCGCGGCAGCCTCCCCGTCCGGCTCATTGTCCGGCAGAGGCGTTCCGACCGCCGCGAGCAGCTGGCCGTAACAGGACACCGGCCGCAGCAGCAGGCTGCCTCCGCTGTCCAGCGGCAGCAGGAGCTCGCTTTTGCCGTCGCCGAGAACGCCTTCGCGTTCGAGCCGGCGGAACGGGAAATCGGCAAGGCCGGAAGCTCCGCCGGAGACAGGAGGCAGCTGCGGGTAATGACGGTCCGCTTCAATAAGGGAATAAAAGACGATTTGCCGTCCCGTATCCCCATGAAGCAGGCGAAGGACGGGCATAATATCGCTGTGCTGGAGCGTCAGCTGCTGCAGGCGGCGGGAGAAGCCCTCCGCAAGGTCCCGATGGGAGCGCTGACGGTTGATGATGAGAGAGTGGATGTCTTGGGTAATCTCCGAGAAACGCACCGGATGGTCGAAAACGATGACGGGAAAGTCATGCTGCTCCGCCAGCTCGAGCACCTCCGCGGGAACCTCCTCGATGCTCGTCCCGAGCTCGAGAATAAGCCCGGCGGCCTCCTGACGGATCAGCTGCCGCAAATAGTCGAGACGGTCCTGCTGGGCTTGCTTCAGCCATAGGCCGGTCGTCAGGATGAGGTCGTCCCGGCTGATGAACGGGGCTACCTGCACGATTTCGATGACATGCACCCAGCCGACGCGCTTGCCGAGGCCTACCTGGCCGGCGGCGAGCCGGGCATGGGCGAACATGGGACGCTGGAGCACGTCCCGGACATGCAGATCGGTTGTTTTCACTCGCTAAGACACCTTTCCGGGCAATCGCGACATGCCGACGGCGGCAGAGCTGCCAGAGCCGTGTGAGCAATCGGCAAGAAGTCGAGCCCAAGGAGAGAAAATATCGACAACGTGTAAGATGCCAGACTTGGCCCCTTCCCGTATCATGACGGTAGAAGGCAATATCCATTATAGACGAGGTGGCTGTCCCATGAAAATCGGAATTCCAAAGGAAATCAAAAACAACGAGAACCGCGTCGCGCTGACGCCGATGGGAGCGGCCGAATTCGTGCGCGCAGGCCATACGGTGCTGGTCGAGCGCTCCGCCGGAGCCGAGAGCGGATTCGAAGACTTCCAATACGAAGCCGCAGGCGCGGTCATCGTGGCGGAAGCGGCCGATGTATGGGGCAAAAGCGACATGGTCATGAAGGTCAAGGAGCCTCTATCCTCCGAATACGGCTACTTCCGGGAAGGCCTCGTCCTGTTCGCCTACCTCCACCTCGCAGCCGAGCCGCTTCTTGCCGAAGCGCTCCGCAAGTCCGGCGTCACCGCCATCGCCTACGAGACGATCCGCGTGAACGGCGCGCTGCCGCTGCTCGCTCCGATGAGCGAAGTGGCCGGACGCATGTCGGTGCAGGTCGGCGCGCAGATGCTGGAGCGCGCACGCGGCGGCAAAGGAATCCTGCTCGCCGGCGTAACCGGCGTCAAGCGCGGCAAGGTCGCCGTCATCGGCGGCGGCATCGCAGGCACGAATGCGGCGCAGATCGCCGTCGGCCTCGGCGCGGACGTGACCGTGCTCGACACCAATACGAACCGCCTGCGCGAGCTCGCGCTCATCTTCGGCAACCAGCTGCAGACGCTGCAGTCCACCTCGCATAACATCGCCGAAGCGGTCCGCGAAGCGGATCTCGTCATTTCGACGGTGCTGATTCCCGGAGGCAAGGCGCCGAAGCTCGTCACCGAGGAAATGGTCCGCTCGATGCAGAAGGGCTCCGTCATCGTCGACGTGGCCATCGATCAAGGCGGCAGCGTGGAGACGATCGACCGAATCACGACGCATGACGATCCGGTGTTCGAAAAGCACGGCGTCCTGCATTATGCGGTCGCCAACATTCCGGGTGCGGTGCCGTACACGTCGACGCTCGCGCTGACGAACGCGACGCTGCCGTTCGCGCTCCAGATCGCCCGGTCCGGAGCTCAGGACGCCATCCGCGCGTCCCAGCCGATCCGCGAAGGCGTCAACACGATGGGCGGCCATGTCACCTATGAGGCGGTCGCCCGCGATCTCGGCTATGCGTACCAAGCGCCCGAAGAGCTGATCTGACCCGCAACCGGCGATCCGGGCGGACGGGCTGCAGGCGGCTCTGCAGCGCAGCTTCGACCCCATCATGATCCTTCCGCATCTTTCAGCCCGCCGATGACTCCTGCGCAGCAGGAGTCATCTTTTTTGAGCAGAGAAGGAAGTCTGCTGAGCAGCACCGCTGCCATCGACGGCCGCTTCCACAGAGGCGGCAATTCCCAAAAAGGCGCTGTCCTCCGACCGCTGCATCGTCGGCTGGACAGCGCCTTTCCTTCTTTAACCGGTTGGCGGTCGCAGCGGGCTCATTCTGCCTGGCCGTCCGGCCGTCAGAACTCCCCTTCCTGCGCGCCGACCTTGATCCTTACCCGGTCGGTGGAGAGCGGTCTGCTGCGGCTGGCGGCATGCTTGACGCTACTGAAAGCCTCCTTTACAGAATTCGAGATCTGGTGCAGAACTTCTCCTGCGTCGTGGGCGCTCTCCAGCAGCGGATCGACAGTCGTAATCCGGCCATTGACGTCCTTGACGGTCCGGTTCAGCGTATGGATCAGCGAGGTGGCTTCCTGCGTGACGCCGAGGGCGGATTCCCGGACTTCGGCCAGCGTGACGGTCGTCTCGTCCAAGGAGACCATGAGCTTTTTCATCGTCCTCACGGCGTAGAACACCAGACAGGAGAAGGAAATCGAGGCCAGGGCCGCGCTTTTGCCGCGCATCGTTATTCTCCCGATGGAAGGGGAGGCAGGATGACTTCCTGGACAGGGACCGGACCGTCCAGCGTGGAGTCGGAGGACTTGGAACTGATGTACACCCTCAGGTCGTCGGCCGTTCCTTGCAGCGCCTCGTCGCGCATCGGAATGGAGCGGAAGCCGGCCGTAGAGGCGGCCGCAGCCGTGCCGGAGACGGCGGAGGACGGAGCGAGCGAGCCGTACACCTGGAAGATGCTTTCCACCCGCGAGCGGCCGGCTGCGGGAGCGGCGACAATGACGAGCAGGCGGTCATTTTCAATGAATGTGCTGTAGCTCTGCGCTTCGAGCTCCGGAATGCCGAGTCCGACGAGTCCGCCCACGAGCGAGCCGGCTCCTCCGCCTACAGCCGCTCCCGCCAGCACGGTGGCGATCGGGCCGGCCGCCAGCAGCGGGCCTATTCCGGGGATGAAGAGCAGTCCGACCGTAGCGAGGATGCCGGCCGTGCCTCCCAGAACGATGCCGGCAGCCGCGCCTGCGGCCGCTCCTTCCGGACCGTTCGTACCCGTTTCGACCGCTGTCGCCGCCTGCACCTGCTCTTTGCCCCGCCGCAGCACCGAGATCTCCTCGTTGCGGTACCCCGATGCTTTGAGCTCTTCCATCACGGCGATCGTGTCCTTCTCGGAGTTGAAAATCCCTACGATTGGCGTTGTCATGGTGGTTCTCCTCCTCATCGTTTTTGGAATCGGCTTAAGGCGCTTCAGCTGAATACTCGTAGATACACGGCTTCGGCGGGAGGGCAAACAGGGGGGACAAGCAGGCTCCGGAATTTATTTTTAGAACGGTCCGGCGAAATAAAAATAGGCCAGCCCGAAATGCAGGCTGGCGTGGATTTCTGTCAGGAAGCCCCCGTAAAAACGGGGGCCGCGGAAAAGTTGTCGCAGCAGACGGAAATCATTCTTCCGATCGCTCGATAGGTGCGCTCTATCTGGCGTCGTCCAGCAGCCGCTCGCCGGAAATGCCGGGAGAGGTCATCTGGTACGGATTCAGAATCTCGGTGATCTCCTCCGGGGTCAGCAGTCCGCGCTCCAGAATCAGATCGCGGATGGACAAGCCGGTGCGGAGCGCCTCCTTGACGAGCTGCGCAGCGACCTCATAGCCCAGATGCGGGTTGAGGGCGGTCACGATGCCGAAGGAATTGTTGACGTACGTCTCGCAGCGCTCGCGGTTCGCTTCCATGCCCTCGACGGCGTACTTGAGGAAGACGTCGACGCCGTTGCGCAATATTTTGAGCGATTGCAGCAGGTTGAAGGCGATGACCGGACCCATCACGTTCAGCTCGAACTGTCCGGCTTCGCATGCCATGCAGATCGTATGGTCGTTGCCCATCACCTGGAAGGCGACCTGGTTCACGACCTCGGCCATGACCGGGTTCACCTTGCCCGGCATGATGGACGAGCCCGGCTGGCGAGGCGGAAGCATGAGCTCGGCGAGGCCGACGCGGGGACCGGATGCCATCAGGCGGATGTCGTTGCAGATCTTGGACAGATTGACCGAGCATACCTTCAGCGCGGCCGACAGCTCCGTATAGCCGTCGCTGTTCTGGGTCGCGTCCACGAGATCCTCCGCCGCCTGGATCGGCAAGCCGAGCTGCTCCTGCAGATGGCGGATGACCGACTCGATGTATTCCGGCTTCGCGTTGAGGCCGGTCCCGACGGCGGTCGCTCCCATGTTGACGGTGAGGATATTGTCGGCCGACCGCTTGATGCGGGCGATGTCGCGCGCCAGCACGGCCGCGTACGCGCCGAATTCCTGCCCCATCCGGATCGGAACCGCGTCCTGCAGATGGGTCCGGCCCATTTTGATGACGTCGTCGAACTGCACCTTCTTGTCCATGAAGCCCGCATGGAGCGCGTTCAAAGCGGTCAGCAGGCTCTTGGTGAGTCCGAACGCCGCGATCTTGAGCGCGGTCGGAATGGCGTCGTTGGTCGATTGCGACATATTGACGTGATTGTTCGGATTGCAGTGGAAGTAATCGCCCTTCGGATGGCCGAGAATTTCCAGCGCCCGGTTGGCGAGAACCTCGTTCATGTTCATATTGATCGAAGTGCCTGCGCCGCCCTGGATGGAGTCGACGAGGAACTGGTCCGCGTATTTGCCGTCGATGATATCTTCCGATGCCTTGACGATAGCTTGGCCTACGGCAGGCTGCAGCAGGTGCACGTCCATATTGGCCCTGGCCGCCGCTTTCTTCACGTGGGCAAGAGCCGTCAGCAGCTCATGATGGATCGGCACGCCGGTGATCGGGAAATTCTCGACCGCCCGTAAGGTCTGGATTCCGTAGTAAGCGCTTTCGGGAACCTGTTTCTCCCCTAGAAAATCATGCTCGAGCCTGAATGCCATTGTTCTCATCCCTTCTTGGATCCCTGTCCCAATCAATTGTAGTGTTTCCTGGCACGCTCCTATCATACCGCATTCTACATGGTTCGGGTATGCCTCTTCGCGGACGAAGCATAGAATGGATGGAAAGGAGGCGACGGCACATCATGAGCCAAGCCGGCAACCATTCCGTCACCGATTCGGTCATCCGCCGGACGGAAGCCTACGGGGCGCGCAACTACCATCCTCTGCCCATCGTCATCAGCCGGGCGGAAGGCGTCTGGGTCGAGGATCCGGAGGGCGGCAGATATATGGATATGCTGAGCGCCTATTCGGCTCTCAACCAGGGGCATCGGCATCCCGCCATCGTCCAGGCGCTCAAGGATCAGGCCGACCGGGTGACGCTGACTTCGAGGGCATTCCATCACGACAAGCTCGGAGAGTTCTATGAGAGGCTGGCTTCTTATACCGGCAAAGGCATGATTCTGCCTATGAATACGGGAGCAGAGGCTGTGGAGACCGCTGTCAAGGCTGCTAGGCGCTGGGCCTGCGACGTCAAGGGCGTGCCTGACGGGCTTGCGGAAATCATCGTCTGCGAGGGCAATTTCCACGGGCGCACGGTCACGGCCACCTCCTTCTCCTCCAGCGAGGAATACAGGCGCGGCTTCGGGCCGTTCACGCCGGGCTTCCGGATCATCCCTTACGGCGACCTTCCCGCTCTCGAAGCCGCTCTAACGGACCATACGGCCGCATTCCTCGTGGAGCCGATCCAGGGAGAAGCGGGCATCGTCATCCCGCCGGACGGCTATCTCCGGGACGCCGCCGAGCTCTGCCGCTCCAGCAGCGTCCTCTTCATCGCCGATGAGATCCAGACCGGCTTCGGGCGCACGGGCCGGCGCTTCGCCTGCGATTGGGAAGGCGTGGAGCCGGATGCCTATCTGCTCGGCAAAGCCCTCGGAGGAGGCGTCTTCCCCGTCTCGGCTGTCGCGGCGGAGCCCGCCCTGCTCGGCGTGTTCGAGCCGGGCTCGCATGGCTCGACCTTCGGCGGCAACCCGCTGGCGGCCGCGGTCGGAATCGCAGCGCTTGAGGTGACCCAAGGGGAGCGGCTGGCGGAGCGCTCCGACGAGCTGGGAGCCTACGCTGCCGGCCGGCTGCGCGGAAAGGGCAGTCCGCTGGTGCGGGAAGTGAGGGGCAGGGGCCTGTTCATCGGCATCGAGCTGGTCACGGAAGCCAGGCCGTATTGCGAGCGGCTGATGGAGATGGGCTTGCTCTGCAAGGAAACGCATGAGAACACGATCCGGCTGGCCCCGCCGCTGACGATAACCCGCGCAGAGCTGGATTGGGCGCTGGAGCGGCTGGAGCTGGCATTGACCCCCTGAGCTCCGGTCCGGATTGCGTACGCATATATATCGACACCTATAACGAAGCAGCCGCCCACGGCCCGCATCTTGCGCGGGAGAGGGCGGCTGCTGTCTTTTCCGGACTTAGATATAGCTCAAGCCTGCCGTGTAGGGGAACGGAATCGGGAAATAAGGCCTCAGCATCTGAACCTGCTCTTGGGTGAAAGGGAGCCTTGGACCGCTCGCCGGCTCCGCCGGGGTCTGGACAGCGACCGCCGTCTCGGCTTCGGCAACCTCCCCGGAGCGGGTTGCGGCATGGGGCGGCCCGGCATCGGTCCCGGAGCGGCTGGCGGACCGCGCCGGCCCGGCATTTCCTTCCGCAGCGGCGGCACATTGCCGGACGAACGCGTCGGGTCCGTCGTCCAGCTCGGCATCGGGCCCGTCGAACAGCAGCGCCGTCCACTCCCGCATGGAGAGCGGTATCTCGCCGTCTCCGAGCCGGAGCGCGAATTCGCCGCTGGGGCTGCGGACAGGCTCCATCACGGCGGGAGCGGCTTGCCCGTCGCTCCGCCTGCTGTCGAGATAGGGACGCAGCTGCCGCCACAGCAGCGGCAGGTCGATGATTTTTACCGTCCCTTGGTTGTGGCTCGTGGAATACAGGCTGCCTTGCAGCAGCTGCTGCATCGGCGTTTCATGGGTGCCGACGAACAGCAGCAGGGAGGATAGCCGCATCTCCTCCATGGCGGCCCTCATCGCGGCCAGAGCCTTGGAATCGTCCCCGCCCCATTCCACGACGAACGGCTCCATGTCCGAGCCGGCGGGGATAGGGCCGGAAGCGATGACGGCGTACGCGGCCAGCTCTCCGTCCTCCTCCAGGACATAGGTGCTGTGCGTGAAATCGTACATGCTCGCCACTGCCGCGCTCTGAAGCTGGCCGGCCAGCTCAGCGACGCTGCGCCGATAGGCGGCTGGCTTGGCGTCCGACAGCGAGTGGAGACGGAACCAGTCGGAGGAACGCAGAGGTCTCGCCCTCGCATCCGCTTGCGGCTGGACGCCGGCTTCGAGCCTGTAGCGGCGCATCGAGCCGAAGGCGTGGCAGCCGTTGCGGCGGTATAGGGAGCGCGTGCCGGAGATTAGCATGAGCGAGGCTCCGATGGCTTCGGCTTGATGGAACGCTTCGCCGAGCAGCACGCTGGCATGGCCTTGCCCGCGATAGTCGGGGTGGGTGCATACCGATCCGAGCGCGCAGGCGTCGAGCACGGCGTCCCCGACGGCGAGCTGCTGCGGCACGAAGCCGAGGAAGGAAACGACGCTCCCTTCCTCGACAACGCCGAGGGACAAGCCCAGAGCCGAGTCGAAAATGGCGGGGAACGACTGTCCCATCGAGCGCTGGCCGGGATCCCGGAAGACGAGATCGGCGAGCTTCACTGCCTCGGCGAGCTCCAGCTTGTCCAGATGCTTCAGTTGCTTCATATGGAGCACTTCCTTCCGCAGGGAGATTTCCAGGCTGTGCCGGACGATCGGCTCCCGTCCTGTCTCGTCCGGGCCTGGTCGCCCAGGGGCAGGACGGTGCGGATTCGAGCCCTTCAACACCCTTTTAAACGCATCCGGCCCACTCTAAAGCCGAAAGGCATCTGCTGTCTTTTTATTTTTATACCATGCCTTTCGACGGGTCGGCAAATGAGCCTACTCCAATGAAAAAGGCAGGCCTGGCAGGCCTGCCGTTCAAAAACCGGTCAAGACGGCTGCTGAGCGCGCTGCTGCTTGCGGCGCTCGGCTCTTGACGTGAAGCGGAAGATCGGATCCAGCACCGCATACACGCGCTTGCTTTCCTTGGTGAACAGCGGTCCCAGGATAGCCAGGATCAGGACGTAAAGCGCGGCGAAAGGCTGGATGATGCCCGACAGGCCGCCGGCTATGGCCAGGTTGGCCATGATGATCGAGAACTCTCCGCGCGCCACGATCGTCAGTCCGATCTTGGCCGATGCGTACGGCGGCATTCCGGCGCTGCGGCCGGCCAGCATGCCGGCGGCGAAGTTGCCCGCGAGCGTCAGGACGACGGCGATCAGAGCCATCCAGACGGCTCCGCCAAGAGCGGTCGGGTCGATGGTGAGGCCGAAGCCGAAGAAGAACAGGGCGCCGAAGAAATCGCGGAACGGCAGGATCAGCTTCTCGATCCGATGCGCATGCTTCGTTTCCGCGAGCACGAGCCCTACGAGCAGGGCGCCGATCGCTTCCGCGACATGGATCGTTTCGGCGAAGCCGGCAATGATGAACAGCGCCGCGAAGACGACGAGCAGGAACAGCTCGTTGGAGCGGATGTCCAGCCATTTGTTCAGCAGCGGCACGATTTTGCGGCCGACGAACAGCACGCCGAGCATGAAGAACAGGGCGATGAGCGCCGAGAGGATTACGCCTCCCACCGAAGAGGAGGAGCTGAGCACGAGCCCGGAGACGATGGAGATATAGACGGCGAGGAAGACGTCCTCGAACATGATGATGCCGAGAATCATCTCCGTCTCCGGGTTGGCCGTCCGCTTGAGATCGACCAGAACCTTGGCCACGATGGCGCTCGAGGAAATGGTCGTGATTCCGGCGATGATCAGCACCTCGGCAAGCGGAAGGCCGGTGAGGAAGCCGAACAGCAAGCCGACGGTGAAGTTGATGCCGATGTAGATGCTCCCGCCAACGGCGATCGACTTGCCGGATTTGAGCAGCCTTCCGACCGAGAATTCGAGTCCCAGGTACAGCAGCAGGAACAGGACGCCGATGCGGCCGAAGAAATCGATCAGCTCGCCGCTGTGGATGAAGCGGAGATCGAAATGCCCCCAGTGGAAGGCATGCGGCCCGACGGCCATGCCGATGAGGATATAAAAAGGAATAACCGAAAATTTAAGCCAGGCGGAAAGGATGCCCGCCATGGCGACAAGAGCGATCGCCAAGCCGATTTCCAGTACGATATGCTCCATGCTCACTCACATCCGTTCTTCAGGATGTCCCGGAACGCCTTCTGCTGTCCGCGCTCGCCTGCGACGATGAGCAGCGCCTCCTCGGTCAGGACCAGCTCGGGTCCCGGATTGATGTGCTTGCCGCCCGACCGGTCGACGACGGCAAGAATGCTCGCGCCGGAGCGCTGCCTGACCTGGAGGCTGCCGATGGACTTGTTGCGGCATTGGTACCCCGGCTCGACCCGGTACCACTCGATGATGAGGTCGTCCAGCGCCATCTCGATGCTTTCCACCGCGCGCGGCTTGTACTGCATGCCGCCCAGAATGGAGGCGATCATGCGGGCTTCGTCGTCTTCGAGCGTGAAGACGGGGAGGCTGTCATCGTAATCGTCCGTGTAGCGGAAGCATTCCCGCCGGCCGTCGTCATGCACGACGATGACAAGCTTGTCGCCGCCGATTGTAGTCAGTACGAATTTTTGCCCGATTCCGGGCAGATAGGTTTCACGGATATCCATTAGGAAATCCCTCCTGTTCATGAAAGGTCTCATGGTCTGCTGGTTATAGAATGCCTAAATAACCTCTTTCCAATCAAAGGCTGCTCAAGAAAGGACCGGCACGGAAAAAGCGCAAGGGAGCGCCGAACAAGCCCTTGGAAAAGCCAAGGGAGCGTTGAACAAGCCCTTGAAATAGCCAAGGGAGCGGCAAACAGGCCCCTGGAAACCGTGGAGCAGAACGAAGGTTGGGAAGCGGTCATGACTCTACAAGCAGCTTGGCGCCATGGATCCTTTCAGGACGGGAAGAAGCTTCTGGGACAGGAGTCTGCGCTCGATGCGCGGGGAAAAGCTGGACTTGCGCGGGATGAAGAAAGACAGCAGGAACAGGAGCATGAAGGCTCCCGGAATTTTGGCGGTCTTCGGCATCGGCTTGGTCTTGAGGATGGCTGCGGCGTCATTGCGCGCGCTGGCGCTGGATCTTACGGTAGTGTGGATGCCGGTCTCCAGGCTGCGGACGACGGTCGCGGCGGAAGAGCTCTCGGCTGCTTCAATGATGCCAATCGGGGGAGTGGGAGTGAACAAAGTCATGATGAGCACGATAAAAACCGATGAAAACAATCGATAGAACGAGCGTGAGTGCATCACCATGATCTTTTCCCCCTTTTTCAGTCCATTACCCTAATTATAAGCCGAAAAAGCGCCAAAATGCAAAAAAGGCCGGTTCCCGCCGGACAATCCGGGGGAGCGGCCATTGCTTCCGAGGCTTCGGAATCGAAGCCGGAAGGCTAGAATTTGCTGTCGTCGATGCTGTCCAGCCAGCCGTTGATCTGGCCGATGACGCTGGTGACGGCGCCGTCCTCGAACGGCGAGATCAGTCCCGCGCTGGCTACGAGGCCGGTGAAGGATTTGCTTCCGCCGAGGCGGCAGAGCGCGAGGTAATCCTGCCATGCGGTCTGGAAGTCCTCGCCGGAGCGCTTCCAGAATTGGAACGCGCACAGCTGGGCAAGCGTGTAGTCGATGTAGTAGAACGGCGTATGGAAAATATGGCTCTGCTTCTGCCAGAACCCACCGCGCTCCAGGTAGCCGTTGCCGT encodes:
- a CDS encoding ornithine--oxo-acid transaminase, producing MSQAGNHSVTDSVIRRTEAYGARNYHPLPIVISRAEGVWVEDPEGGRYMDMLSAYSALNQGHRHPAIVQALKDQADRVTLTSRAFHHDKLGEFYERLASYTGKGMILPMNTGAEAVETAVKAARRWACDVKGVPDGLAEIIVCEGNFHGRTVTATSFSSSEEYRRGFGPFTPGFRIIPYGDLPALEAALTDHTAAFLVEPIQGEAGIVIPPDGYLRDAAELCRSSSVLFIADEIQTGFGRTGRRFACDWEGVEPDAYLLGKALGGGVFPVSAVAAEPALLGVFEPGSHGSTFGGNPLAAAVGIAALEVTQGERLAERSDELGAYAAGRLRGKGSPLVREVRGRGLFIGIELVTEARPYCERLMEMGLLCKETHENTIRLAPPLTITRAELDWALERLELALTP
- a CDS encoding cation:proton antiporter regulatory subunit; its protein translation is MDIRETYLPGIGQKFVLTTIGGDKLVIVVHDDGRRECFRYTDDYDDSLPVFTLEDDEARMIASILGGMQYKPRAVESIEMALDDLIIEWYRVEPGYQCRNKSIGSLQVRQRSGASILAVVDRSGGKHINPGPELVLTEEALLIVAGERGQQKAFRDILKNGCE
- the aspA gene encoding aspartate ammonia-lyase, with translation MRTMAFRLEHDFLGEKQVPESAYYGIQTLRAVENFPITGVPIHHELLTALAHVKKAAARANMDVHLLQPAVGQAIVKASEDIIDGKYADQFLVDSIQGGAGTSINMNMNEVLANRALEILGHPKGDYFHCNPNNHVNMSQSTNDAIPTALKIAAFGLTKSLLTALNALHAGFMDKKVQFDDVIKMGRTHLQDAVPIRMGQEFGAYAAVLARDIARIKRSADNILTVNMGATAVGTGLNAKPEYIESVIRHLQEQLGLPIQAAEDLVDATQNSDGYTELSAALKVCSVNLSKICNDIRLMASGPRVGLAELMLPPRQPGSSIMPGKVNPVMAEVVNQVAFQVMGNDHTICMACEAGQFELNVMGPVIAFNLLQSLKILRNGVDVFLKYAVEGMEANRERCETYVNNSFGIVTALNPHLGYEVAAQLVKEALRTGLSIRDLILERGLLTPEEITEILNPYQMTSPGISGERLLDDAR
- a CDS encoding cation:proton antiporter → MEHIVLEIGLAIALVAMAGILSAWLKFSVIPFYILIGMAVGPHAFHWGHFDLRFIHSGELIDFFGRIGVLFLLLYLGLEFSVGRLLKSGKSIAVGGSIYIGINFTVGLLFGFLTGLPLAEVLIIAGITTISSSAIVAKVLVDLKRTANPETEMILGIIMFEDVFLAVYISIVSGLVLSSSSSVGGVILSALIALFFMLGVLFVGRKIVPLLNKWLDIRSNELFLLVVFAALFIIAGFAETIHVAEAIGALLVGLVLAETKHAHRIEKLILPFRDFFGALFFFGFGLTIDPTALGGAVWMALIAVVLTLAGNFAAGMLAGRSAGMPPYASAKIGLTIVARGEFSIIMANLAIAGGLSGIIQPFAALYVLILAILGPLFTKESKRVYAVLDPIFRFTSRAERRKQQRAQQPS
- a CDS encoding GNAT family N-acetyltransferase, translated to MKQLKHLDKLELAEAVKLADLVFRDPGQRSMGQSFPAIFDSALGLSLGVVEEGSVVSFLGFVPQQLAVGDAVLDACALGSVCTHPDYRGQGHASVLLGEAFHQAEAIGASLMLISGTRSLYRRNGCHAFGSMRRYRLEAGVQPQADARARPLRSSDWFRLHSLSDAKPAAYRRSVAELAGQLQSAAVASMYDFTHSTYVLEEDGELAAYAVIASGPIPAGSDMEPFVVEWGGDDSKALAAMRAAMEEMRLSSLLLFVGTHETPMQQLLQGSLYSTSHNQGTVKIIDLPLLWRQLRPYLDSRRSDGQAAPAVMEPVRSPSGEFALRLGDGEIPLSMREWTALLFDGPDAELDDGPDAFVRQCAAAAEGNAGPARSASRSGTDAGPPHAATRSGEVAEAETAVAVQTPAEPASGPRLPFTQEQVQMLRPYFPIPFPYTAGLSYI